One window from the genome of Spirochaetota bacterium encodes:
- a CDS encoding tetratricopeptide repeat protein, with the protein MNIKEFNYSSITQRRFVLLSIFFTIATLVVFTILSTLYVSSLTLYAPVWKYTLTCAFLGLLAGIIAGNSILKRLQNHRIIFIIQEIIGVCVAIVPVIGALVYHDILSVYGTILQHCYWLLYGSIFILYFFTGIKAPYYLKTTIGDYIDNKNPAIIAICVALISFIASVTFGFFIFYNQYYLILYVLLPILSSVFTILLSLPFCPPAIISRGIAEERVITSRDDILFTYCNVSFISIFIILILLSIVARYGLFLEIIFYSVIAIAAGFIAGTIASQYIKTNNTVFIYGEMLYPFLFLGFIIIIHSNDIPYYVSVMTALPFSIFSGLTFGTSLKQIVLKNNHQLRYTILLFSFFIIPIPIIIAFLWIELTYLWFFILIYLLAIITIIFPGMYLLQNTKRSIPSILYFVVSLLFIPAIIITHIYFKLPFSNTLVNRFCNGYDTVAMANFNASYITQPATAYIQGIPACSITDHFARDMKRATVLSSLFTGSGHTIIIDGYHKFFTNNLYSLLPAPVILDYIPERIVDYQKPTITGVEQYATINSDILRGLSDKKGTIIDIPNIFDHYMYTFHFSENYIASIKPHVDDYYFTIIDITHIAPEQLNSLGKALQKHFTHSMVAIYGNIMIIGATDKQDGFTIGQAQMQKLENLIQTTEVSNLFINPEHAVSYILYTSVQSVLPNNGKSSTVLLPFSKPDATLYPNSFIDTVINTNDAVTGLADKTPYWANTLQLRMFYAKRINQLLKQAEYYGLQEQYEREMQALMELRRAGEYTPTLRQYIINVIVYKEKLYENIALVYEKDKQWDKAISLYSSLLAVNPNNFTANYRIGIISATIQNMDNAYKYLNNAMRMNPNNPDVLYQLGILLVSQGKYAEALNYLLQAHQLNMATASLFFNIGLCYESLKNIEEAKRYYEKAKLLDPNDPSIQSSLERFSGKKEEPVNPNADPRTNQLDEEKGESFPLPINQSAYDVRLKENEVKEEDKLAMPQ; encoded by the coding sequence ATGAACATAAAAGAATTTAACTATTCCAGTATAACCCAGCGGCGATTTGTGTTACTTTCGATATTTTTCACTATTGCCACCCTGGTGGTGTTTACCATTCTCAGCACCCTGTACGTAAGCTCACTTACACTGTATGCCCCTGTCTGGAAATACACCCTGACCTGTGCGTTTTTGGGGTTACTTGCTGGTATCATTGCTGGCAATAGTATTTTAAAAAGATTACAAAACCACAGGATTATTTTTATTATACAGGAAATCATTGGAGTATGTGTGGCGATAGTACCTGTCATAGGTGCCCTGGTATACCATGATATCCTCAGTGTATATGGTACTATCCTGCAACATTGCTACTGGCTGCTCTATGGGTCAATATTTATACTATATTTTTTTACAGGTATAAAAGCTCCATATTACTTAAAGACTACCATTGGCGACTATATAGATAATAAAAATCCCGCAATTATTGCTATATGTGTTGCTCTGATATCGTTTATTGCATCCGTAACGTTTGGTTTTTTTATATTTTATAATCAATACTATCTCATTCTTTATGTTCTATTACCCATACTATCCAGTGTGTTCACTATACTTTTATCGCTCCCCTTTTGCCCACCAGCAATCATTTCACGTGGTATTGCTGAAGAACGTGTCATTACGTCACGAGATGATATTCTGTTTACATACTGCAATGTCTCATTTATAAGCATATTTATTATTCTTATACTGCTGAGTATCGTTGCACGGTATGGGCTATTCCTGGAAATTATTTTCTATTCAGTGATTGCCATTGCAGCAGGCTTTATTGCAGGAACTATCGCCTCACAGTATATAAAAACAAACAATACTGTTTTTATTTACGGTGAGATGCTCTATCCATTCCTTTTTTTAGGTTTTATTATTATAATCCATAGCAATGATATTCCCTACTATGTCAGTGTTATGACCGCTTTGCCTTTTAGTATTTTTTCGGGGTTAACGTTTGGCACTTCCCTTAAGCAGATTGTCCTTAAAAATAATCATCAGTTACGATATACCATACTGCTTTTTTCCTTCTTTATCATACCAATTCCCATAATAATTGCATTTTTATGGATTGAATTAACGTATCTATGGTTTTTTATTCTCATTTACCTCTTAGCAATAATCACTATAATATTTCCCGGCATGTACCTATTGCAAAATACAAAACGCTCTATACCATCGATACTCTATTTTGTTGTAAGTTTGCTATTTATTCCTGCCATTATCATTACCCATATTTATTTCAAACTGCCATTTTCAAATACACTGGTCAATAGATTCTGCAACGGCTATGACACCGTAGCAATGGCAAATTTTAATGCATCATATATCACACAACCTGCAACAGCATACATACAGGGGATACCTGCATGTTCAATCACCGATCACTTTGCACGCGATATGAAACGGGCAACGGTGCTATCAAGCCTTTTTACAGGTTCTGGACACACCATCATTATTGATGGCTATCATAAATTCTTTACAAACAACCTGTACAGCCTGCTACCTGCCCCTGTTATCCTTGATTATATCCCTGAGCGTATTGTTGATTATCAGAAACCAACAATAACCGGTGTTGAACAGTATGCCACCATTAACAGCGATATCCTCCGTGGTTTATCAGATAAAAAAGGGACCATTATTGATATCCCCAATATTTTTGACCATTATATGTATACCTTCCACTTTTCTGAAAATTACATTGCCAGCATCAAACCGCATGTTGATGATTACTACTTTACAATTATTGACATAACCCATATAGCACCGGAGCAATTAAATAGCCTTGGCAAAGCCTTGCAGAAGCATTTTACTCATTCAATGGTTGCCATATATGGTAATATAATGATCATTGGCGCAACAGATAAACAGGACGGATTTACTATTGGTCAGGCCCAAATGCAAAAATTAGAAAACCTCATCCAGACAACAGAAGTTTCAAATCTTTTCATTAATCCCGAGCATGCAGTATCGTATATACTGTATACATCCGTACAATCGGTTTTACCAAACAATGGGAAAAGCAGTACTGTACTGCTACCGTTTTCTAAACCAGATGCAACACTATACCCAAACAGTTTTATTGATACTGTGATTAATACCAATGATGCCGTTACAGGGCTTGCTGACAAAACCCCATACTGGGCTAATACACTGCAACTGCGTATGTTCTATGCAAAGCGGATTAATCAGCTTTTAAAGCAGGCTGAATATTATGGACTGCAGGAACAATACGAACGCGAGATGCAAGCACTCATGGAATTACGGCGGGCAGGCGAATATACACCCACCTTGAGGCAATACATCATCAATGTAATAGTATACAAAGAAAAACTTTATGAAAATATTGCGCTGGTGTATGAAAAGGACAAGCAATGGGATAAAGCAATTTCATTATATTCTTCATTGCTTGCAGTAAATCCCAATAATTTTACTGCCAACTATCGCATTGGTATTATAAGTGCCACCATTCAGAATATGGACAATGCATATAAATACCTTAACAATGCAATGAGGATGAACCCCAATAATCCTGATGTTCTGTATCAGTTAGGGATATTATTGGTATCACAGGGCAAATATGCTGAAGCGCTGAATTATTTGTTGCAGGCTCATCAGTTAAATATGGCTACGGCATCGTTATTTTTCAACATTGGTCTGTGTTATGAATCGCTTAAAAACATTGAAGAAGCAAAACGCTATTACGAAAAAGCAAAACTGCTTGACCCCAACGACCCCTCAATACAATCAAGTTTAGAGCGTTTTTCAGGCAAAAAGGAAGAGCCTGTGAACCCAAACGCCGATCCCCGTACCAATCAACTTGATGAGGAAAAAGGGGAAAGCTTCCCATTACCCATTAATCAATCAGCGTATGATGTGCGGCTTAAAGAAAATGAGGTAAAAGAAGAAGATAAGCTTGCTATGCCACAATAG
- a CDS encoding helicase C-terminal domain-containing protein: MDIHSIIHTVFTSGMLSGYIQDFEYRAIQEQMASAIAGSWYDQKHIVIEAGTGTGKTFGYLLPAALFALYEDVKVAIVTETKALQQQLIIKDLPVVASILQDVTDSSLEYALCLGSANYPCFRRLQHAIDTGSFDKKFSNDIANLHKLLKKNYTLTRFDVQVPDALWNIICRESELCSMNKCRYKNTCSYMEARKRWQKAHILVMNHYLFFSNIAASKSLVPDCKVVVFDEAHSLERIASGQLGFTIASQHLKETLEHMIQRKKGASLVDRWLPHNLHQDVIEVFDNALRQIQICKSVCNDMIQDLQTLRLRSPLKQCLPLLKALEEIISVLEKVEAEKLDEDMRLEYEYRKSIIMNTCNDLGMIVFMDDDRYVYWLEKEKNGQGAVTICGQPLDVASIIHKEVVEYYDHLAFVSATLSVNSTFDYFIQSVGLSNVQTVILPSPFDFSSQSVLFIDRENVDPSEEAFIHNAAEKIREIITMVRGRCLVLFTSYGMLQKIYEKLCDTVPYTIFSQHMMNAATALQEYIACENAVLFGTHSFWQGVDLPGDLARAVIIMKLPFEAPENPVVQAKIEKIQKEGGNPFMSYQLPYAVLLLKQGFGRLIRKSTDKGIIAILDPRIVSKSYGRIFLASLPNSKRVYSLQELQEAYNKLCK; the protein is encoded by the coding sequence ATGGATATTCATTCTATCATACATACTGTGTTTACCAGCGGCATGCTGTCGGGCTATATCCAAGATTTTGAGTATCGTGCCATTCAGGAACAGATGGCAAGTGCTATTGCCGGGTCATGGTATGACCAAAAGCACATTGTCATTGAAGCAGGAACCGGTACAGGCAAAACGTTTGGTTATCTTCTTCCTGCTGCCCTGTTTGCGCTCTATGAAGATGTTAAAGTGGCGATAGTTACTGAAACAAAAGCCCTGCAGCAGCAATTAATTATAAAAGATTTACCTGTGGTTGCTTCAATACTCCAAGACGTAACCGACAGTTCCTTAGAGTATGCCCTGTGCCTGGGAAGTGCCAATTATCCTTGCTTTCGAAGGCTGCAGCATGCAATAGATACCGGAAGTTTTGACAAAAAATTTTCAAACGATATAGCAAACCTGCATAAGCTTCTAAAGAAAAATTACACTCTTACACGCTTTGACGTTCAGGTGCCAGATGCACTGTGGAATATAATCTGTCGTGAATCGGAATTATGTTCAATGAATAAATGCAGGTATAAAAACACCTGCTCATACATGGAAGCACGCAAGCGATGGCAGAAGGCACACATCCTTGTCATGAATCATTATCTCTTTTTTTCTAATATTGCTGCGTCAAAGTCGCTGGTACCGGATTGTAAGGTTGTGGTATTTGATGAAGCACATTCACTGGAAAGAATTGCCTCAGGTCAATTGGGATTTACAATAGCAAGCCAGCATCTTAAAGAAACACTGGAACATATGATTCAAAGAAAAAAGGGCGCATCACTGGTAGACCGGTGGTTGCCCCACAACCTGCATCAGGATGTCATTGAAGTATTTGATAATGCATTGCGACAGATTCAGATATGCAAATCTGTCTGCAATGATATGATACAGGATTTACAGACACTCAGGTTACGAAGTCCTTTAAAACAATGCCTGCCATTACTGAAAGCCCTGGAAGAGATCATTAGTGTACTTGAAAAAGTTGAAGCAGAAAAACTTGATGAAGACATGCGCTTAGAATATGAGTACCGCAAAAGCATAATTATGAATACTTGCAATGATCTGGGCATGATTGTATTTATGGATGATGATCGTTATGTTTACTGGCTGGAAAAGGAAAAAAATGGACAGGGCGCTGTTACCATATGCGGCCAGCCACTGGATGTTGCTTCAATTATCCATAAAGAGGTGGTGGAATATTATGACCATTTAGCATTTGTTTCAGCAACATTGAGTGTTAACAGTACTTTTGATTACTTTATACAGAGTGTTGGTCTTTCAAATGTACAAACAGTAATATTGCCATCACCATTTGATTTTTCCAGCCAATCGGTTTTGTTCATTGACAGAGAAAATGTGGATCCGTCAGAAGAAGCCTTCATTCATAATGCAGCTGAAAAAATCAGGGAAATTATTACCATGGTGCGGGGGCGCTGCCTTGTCCTTTTTACTTCCTATGGTATGCTTCAAAAAATATATGAAAAACTATGTGATACAGTACCCTATACCATCTTTTCACAGCACATGATGAATGCAGCCACAGCTTTACAGGAATATATTGCATGTGAAAATGCAGTGCTTTTTGGTACGCATTCATTCTGGCAGGGTGTGGACCTGCCAGGGGATCTGGCTCGTGCAGTCATTATCATGAAGCTGCCATTTGAGGCACCGGAAAATCCTGTGGTGCAGGCAAAGATAGAAAAAATACAAAAAGAAGGTGGCAACCCATTTATGAGCTATCAACTTCCCTATGCAGTTCTCCTGTTAAAGCAGGGCTTTGGTAGGCTCATACGCAAATCAACCGATAAAGGCATCATAGCAATTCTTGATCCCCGCATTGTTAGTAAGTCATATGGAAGAATATTTTTAGCTTCACTCCCCAATTCAAAAAGAGTATATTCACTGCAAGAGTTACAAGAAGCATATAACAAACTTTGCAAATAA
- a CDS encoding DUF4389 domain-containing protein — MIVRCSECNAAYQVDDEKVDNKRFAFTCPKCKAHVIIDNRIETAPDTSLDDMLMAHAVEEKPKKMAKVAEEFDTLLNEEPFEKEYTAKKISKTDEDLLADIESFDATQDKKGKIKDEFEPIESETIDLSDFSAEELKSATEEITLPEEPLEKELLLDEEIKADEIFSKEKDVDESITIDLDTLDIPLEESTVIEEAEMPMEPSVLEKEDVLVEDTGFDDILVADEEIPQKPKAKKAPEKEPIDDITLDLDSLDIQLEEHEEVLPGEQIIEEDEKLTLEDAGITIDELIEEEKKQSLEEEEDLKLSLDEIEPGLTVDDLHKELTESEIETLMSKELELPEVDLDKFELEEGEVKEFTPEEFDYAEKESYDSIPAGFVNLTIDYALSYSRLGAVARLLGLYAVTLIPHVIVSFIYSLVSSVVGFFNWCVVLFTGQFIDDFADMQQNTLRYYIAILASAAQITEDRPVYAGRPKVEHSLQLDIVYPGEPSRLLAFLRVTGIGILIAALPHLLLLAVLTLGMLILIPVGLTSIIATKRWPSLLFDFMYRYLRYYSRVNAYIMGLVDKYPSFIF, encoded by the coding sequence ATGATTGTACGATGCAGCGAATGTAATGCAGCCTATCAGGTTGATGATGAAAAGGTAGACAACAAGCGTTTTGCATTTACCTGCCCCAAATGCAAGGCTCATGTTATTATTGATAATCGTATTGAAACAGCACCAGACACAAGTCTTGATGATATGCTCATGGCACACGCAGTAGAAGAAAAGCCAAAAAAGATGGCAAAGGTTGCAGAAGAGTTTGATACTTTACTTAACGAAGAACCATTTGAAAAAGAATATACAGCAAAAAAAATTTCAAAAACTGATGAAGATTTACTGGCAGATATTGAATCATTTGATGCAACGCAAGATAAAAAAGGAAAAATTAAGGATGAATTTGAGCCTATTGAAAGCGAAACAATAGATTTATCTGATTTTTCTGCTGAAGAATTGAAAAGCGCTACCGAAGAAATAACCCTACCTGAAGAACCCCTTGAAAAAGAATTATTGCTTGATGAAGAAATTAAGGCTGATGAGATTTTTTCAAAGGAAAAAGATGTTGATGAAAGTATTACTATAGATTTAGACACCCTTGATATACCTCTTGAAGAATCAACAGTAATTGAAGAAGCTGAAATGCCAATGGAGCCATCAGTCCTTGAAAAAGAAGACGTATTGGTGGAAGATACTGGTTTTGATGATATCCTGGTGGCTGATGAAGAAATTCCTCAAAAACCAAAAGCAAAAAAAGCGCCTGAAAAAGAACCAATAGATGACATCACTTTGGATCTGGATTCATTGGATATTCAGCTGGAAGAGCATGAAGAAGTTTTACCAGGTGAACAGATAATTGAAGAAGACGAAAAGCTGACACTGGAAGATGCTGGAATAACTATTGATGAACTTATAGAAGAAGAAAAGAAACAGTCACTTGAAGAGGAAGAAGACTTAAAGCTTTCTTTAGATGAAATTGAGCCTGGCCTTACGGTTGATGACCTGCATAAAGAGCTTACAGAATCAGAAATAGAAACCTTAATGTCAAAAGAATTAGAACTGCCCGAAGTTGATCTGGATAAATTTGAACTGGAAGAAGGTGAGGTTAAAGAATTTACACCTGAAGAGTTTGATTATGCTGAAAAGGAAAGTTATGATTCAATACCTGCAGGTTTTGTCAATTTAACCATTGATTATGCATTGTCATATTCACGGCTTGGTGCAGTTGCACGGCTGTTAGGGTTATATGCAGTAACGTTGATTCCCCATGTTATAGTTAGTTTTATCTATAGTCTTGTATCATCGGTAGTTGGATTTTTTAACTGGTGTGTGGTGTTATTTACCGGCCAGTTCATTGATGATTTTGCAGATATGCAGCAAAACACATTACGGTATTATATTGCAATTCTGGCATCCGCAGCCCAGATAACTGAAGACAGGCCTGTATATGCAGGCAGACCAAAAGTTGAGCATAGCCTGCAGCTTGACATAGTATATCCTGGTGAGCCATCACGCTTGCTAGCTTTTTTAAGGGTTACAGGTATTGGGATACTTATAGCAGCACTTCCCCATCTGCTGTTGCTTGCTGTACTGACGCTTGGAATGCTTATTCTGATTCCTGTTGGCCTCACCAGCATCATTGCAACAAAGCGCTGGCCATCCCTGTTGTTTGATTTCATGTACCGGTATTTACGTTACTATTCCCGGGTAAATGCATACATCATGGGACTGGTTGATAAATACCCTTCATTTATTTTTTGA